The Actinomadura graeca nucleotide sequence CGGTGTCGGACCTGATCGGGGCGAACCCGGACGAGATCGCCTACGTGGAGAACGCCACACGTGCCTGGGACATGGCGTTCTACGCCATCCCGTTCGCGCGGGGCGACCGCATCCTCACGACGACGAGCGAGTACTCCAGCAACGCCATCGCCTACCGGCAGGTGGCGGAGCACAGGGGCGTCCGCGTGGACGTCGTCCCGGACGACGCGGACGGCACCCTGTCGCTGGACGCGCTGGACGCCGAGCTGGCGAAGGGCGACGTGCGGCTCGTCTCGCTGAACCACATTCCCACGCACAACGGGCTAATCAACCCCGCCGCGGCGGTGGGGCGGCTCTGCCGCGAGCACGGCGTCCTCTATCTGCTGGACGCCTGCCAGTCGGTCGGGCAGCTCCCCGTGGACGTCGGGGAGATCGGATGCGACATCCTGTCGGCGACCGGGCGCAAGTATCTGCGGGGCCCGCGCGGGACGGGTTTCCTGTTCGTGCGGCGCGGGATCCTCCGGACGCTGGAGCCGCCGTTCCTCGACCTGCACTCCGCGACGTGGAAGGCGCCGGACGCCTACGAGATCCGCGGGGACGCCCGCCGGTTCGAGACGTGGGAGCGGTACGTCGCCGGTCAGATCGCCCTGGGCGTCGCCGCACGCTACACGGCCGAGATGGGCATCGAGGCGATCCAGGAGCGTGTGACGGGCCTCGCCGGGCTGCTGCGGGAGAGGCTCGCGGCGCATCCGGGGGCGTCGGTCCTGGACAGGGGGAAGCGGCCGTCGGGGATCGTCACCTTCACCGTGGACGGCCACGATCCCGCCGCCGTCAAGAAGGCCGCGCGGGAACGCGGCGTGAACGTCAACACCACGAGCCCGCGCGCACAGGGCTACGATCCGCGCGCGCTGCCGAGCGCGGTGCGGGCGTCCGTCCACTACTACAACACCGAGGAGGAGATCGACCTCCTCATGACCGCCCTCCCCCGCTGAGCCGGGGCCGGAGCCGCGGCGGGCGCGCCCGGGGGCGGGCGCGCCCGGCCGCGGTCCGCCGCTCAGCCGTTCGAGCGGGCGGCGCTGATGTCGGCGAGCGCCGAGCCGGAGTCTTTCTCGATCGCCAGGTCGCCGATGGACACGATGCCCACCGGACGGCCGTCCTCCAGCACCGGCAGGCGACGCACCGAGCGCTCGCGCATGATCTGCGCCGCCTTGTCGAGCGTGTCGTCCGGGCCGACCGTGGCGGTGACGCTGCTGGCGATGCCGCCGACCTTGGCCTGGGTGGGGTCGCCGCCCGCGGCCAGGCCCCGCACCACCAGGTCGCGGTCGGTGATCACGCCCTTCAGGTCGTCGCCCTCCGCCACCAGGACGGCGCCGATGTCCTCATCGCGCATCGCGCGCGCCACGGTGACGAGGTCGAGCTCCGGGGACACCGACGTCGGGGAACCGGTCATGATGTCGCGGATCTTCGTGGCCATGCTCACTCCTTGGGCCTCGCGGTCGTCTTCGATCCCGGGACGGGTCGGGCCCTACCCTGCGAACAGGGCCTCATTCCCGGAACTGCGAGAAGAGCCTGTCGGCCGCCGGGCGGTCCCAGGCGAGCCCGCCGGGATCCTCGCGCGCGGGCCTCACCGGGACGGTGTCGAACGTGACCGCCGCGGGGCCCGTCTCGTCCATGCCGCGGGCCACGGCCTGGAGGGCCCGGACGTCCAGGCGCGGGTAGGTGGCGACCGAAGCCGCCGAGACGGCAAGGAACTTCGTATACCGGACCGGGCTGCGGAGCCGCAGGTCGTGCGCCTGCCGCAGCAGGGCCGCCATGAACCGCTGCTGGCGCTCGATCCGGGACAGCTCCGAGCCGTCGCCCCGGCCGTGCCCGGCCCGGACATAGGCGAGCGCGGCCGCGCCGTCCAGCCGCACCCGTCCCGCAGGGGCGGACAGCCCCGGCGCCGGGTCGCGGACGGCCTTCGGAAGCGTCATCTCGACACCTCCGACGGCGTCCACCATCTGCGCGAACCCGCCGAAACCGATCACCACGGTGGTGTCGATCCGCACGCCGGTCAGCGACTCCACCGTCGTGCGCGCGCACCCGGCGCCGAGGGAGAACGCCTGGTCGATGGGGCCCCGGTGCGGCGGGACGACCTTCCCGCCGGGTACCTCGCACGCGGGGAACCACACCAGCGAGTCCCTCGGGATGCTCACCACACGCGCCTTCGCGCGGTCGGCGGGCAGGTGGACGAGCACCAGGGTGTCCGAGCGCGCCGGGGCGGTCCCCCGCCCGTCCGCGCCGACGAACAGGACGTTCAGCGCCCGGCCCGTCGCGATCGCGGTGCGGCCGGAACCACCGGGCACCGCCTCGCCATGGCCGCCGAGCACCAGCGCGGGCATGAGGGCGAGTGCCGCCGTGACCGCGGCGACCGCGGCGAGCGCCGTCCACCGGCCCGGCGCGCGGAGGCCGGGCCGGCGGCGCCCGCCGGCGGCGCCGCCCGCCTCGCCCGTCAGCCGCCGGCGCTGCCCGGCGAGCGAGCCGGGCGGCTCCTCCTCCAGGTCACGGCCGAGGGCGCGGAGCAGTTCGAGATCGTCCACGGCTACTCCTCCTCGTGCATCGGGTTGGCGCCGCCGAGCCGCGCGCGCACCTTGCGCCGGGCCCGGCTCAGGCGGGAGCGGACCGTCCCGACCGGGATGCCGAGCGCCCGCGCGACCTCCTCGTAGGCCAGGTCCCCCCACGCGACCAGCAGCAGCACGTCCCGGTCGCGGCGGGGCAGCCCCGCGAGCGCCTCGGCCAGCAGCGGGCGCGCCGCGGACGCGGTCACCCCGTCCGCCACCCGTTCGGCGGGGCCCTCGACCGGGCCGTCCACGGGACTGCGGCGCAGCGCCCGGTACCGGGCCGCCTCGCCGCGGTGATGCCGCGCGATCAGCTTCGTCGCGATGCCGAACAGCCACGGCCGCGCGTCCGGCTGCGCGAGGTCGTAGCGGTGCCGCCGGCTGAAGGCGGCGAGGAACGTCTCGCCGACGAGGTCCTCGGCGGGCCCGGGACCGAGCCGCCGCGAGACGTAGCGGTAGATCATCGCCGAGTAGCGGTCGAACAGCGCCGCGAACTCCTCCGGGTCGTCCAGCGACCGCCTGACGAGATCGGCGTCGCGCGGCGGGGCGGAGGGCACGCCGGGCGCGGCGGGTGCGCCCGTTACGGGCATACCAGCCGAAGGTGCGGTCATCGCTGACACCATGGCATGCGGACCGGCCTTCCCGTGGGGACTGTGTCAGCGATGTATCTCCGCAACCCCGCGTCCGGGTTCACGACGTCCCGCGGCGGCAGGATCACTGATGCGTAACGAAGTGAACCTCCCGGCTAAACTTCGCATCCTTCAATGTGCACGGGGGTTGACGGTGAAGGAGCGCGCTGCCTGCGGGTCGGCCTGTCCGCGTGTCGGGAGACAGAGACGAGGAGGGTCTGGCCGTGGCCGACGCCCAGCAGGAATCGGAGCAGGCCGTCCGGCCGGACGCCGCGGGGGACCCGGCTCCCGGGGACGAGGCCGCTGAGGGCACGGCGCCCGAGGGCACCCGGGCGGAGGCGCCCGCCGCGCCGAAGCCGGAACCGGCGCGCTCCGGGACGGCGGAGTTCCGCATCCCCGACGCACCCGGGCAGAAGGCGCGGGAGGAGACCCCCGGCGAGGACGACGACACGCCCGGCGAGGCAACGGACGAGGCGTCCCGGAAGGACGAGGCGTCCCGGAAGAAGGCCGCCGCGCTGACCAGGCCGGACATCTCCGTGCGCCGGAGCCCCACGCCGACCGTCGAGGACACACCCGCGGGGACACCGACACGCGAAGAACCGGCGCAGCCCGTCCCCGGCCCATGGGAAGGCAAGCCGCCCGTGCAGGCCGATGCCGAACGTCCGGAAACAGGGTCGTCAGGGCGGTGGGCGGCCCCCTGGGAGGACGAAGCACCCGCACAACCCGCGCCCGAACCAGAGGCCACCGAACCGCAGGCCGCCGCACCGCAGCCACCCGCGCCACAACCACCTGCACCACAGCCACCTGCACCACCGGCCGTCGCCCCCGCCGCGCCCGTCCCTCCGGCGGACGCGCAGGAGGGCGGGGCGCCCCGCCCTCGCCGGAGACGCCGCGCGCTGGTCATCGTGCTGGCGGCGGCGGTCCTGGTCGCGGGGGTGGTGACGGGGCAGCTCGTCCGGCCGGTGCCCGACCCGACGATCAGGCTGACGCTCTCCGCGGCGGCCTCCCACACGTTCCCCGGCGCGGCTCCGGCGCTGCCGTGGCCCGCGCAGGGGCAGTCGGCCGTGCACGTGGAGGGGCTCGGGCCGATGGGGGCGTCCGGCGGATCGGCGCCGACACCGACCGCGAGCGTCGCCAAGGTGATGACCGCGTACGTGTACCTGCGCGGGCATCCGCTGCGGCCGGGTGAGCCGGGGCCGGTACTGACGGTGTCGCCGCAGGCGGCGGCGCAGATCCCGGCGCGCCGCAAGCGGGAGGAGTCGCTGCTCGGCGTGACGGCGAACCAGCGGCTCACCCAGCGCAAGGCGCTGGAGGCCCTGATGATCATTTCGGCGAACGACGTGGCGCACGAGCTGGCGCGCTGGGACTCGGGCGACGAGGCGGCGTTCGTGGCGAAGATGAACGCCGCGGCGCGCGAGCTGGGCATGACGGGCACGACGTACACCGACCCGAGCGGCTACGACTCGCGGACGGTGAGCACGGCCGCCGACCAGGTGAAGCTGCTGCGAGCGGCGATGAAGGTCCCGGCGTTCGCGGAGATCGTCGACCATCCCGCCTACATCCCGGACGGTGGCGGGGAGCCCCGGCCGGGCGGCAACATCCTGCTCGGGCAGTACGGCGTGGTCGGCGGCAAGACCGGCTACACGGACGCGGCGGGCGGGAACTTCGTGTTCGCGGCGCGCAAGCGGGTGGCGGGCGTCACGACGCTGATCGTGGGCGCGGTGATGGGCCAGCGGTCCACGAGCGCGATGGCGGCGGTGACGGCCGGGCAGCAGCTCGTGGCGGCGGCGGAGGGCGCGATGACGGCGGCGACGCTGGCACCGGCGAACGCCCCGGTGGCGCGGATCGACGACGGGCTCGGCGGCAGGACGCCGGTGCGCGTCGCGTCCGCCCTGACCGTGGTGGGATGGCCGGGCCTGACCGTGCCGGTCGCGGTCGAGGGCGACCCCCCGCACCGGGCGGGCACCGGCGCCCGGGTGGGCATGATCACAGCAGGAGCCGCCAAGGTCCCGCTGAAGCTGGACCGTCCCCTGAAGCCCCCGTCCCCCTTGAAGAAACTGATCCGCCTAGGCTGACCCGGACGGCCGACCAGGGACCTCAACCGTCACGCGAGCGCGATACCGGCCCGCGCGAGGCAAGGCCGAAGGCGTCATGGAGGGACGGCTGTTCAGGCCGTCGCGGTGGTCATCGCCCCGGCCAGGACGAGCCGCCCGGACGCGCGGACCATGGCGGCGACCTCCTCGGGCGGGCGGTGCAGGGGGCCGAGGCTGAGCAGCGCCGCGAGCAGGATGTGGCCGAGGGCGACCTCGACGTCGTCGCGTCCGGGCAGCGCGTCGCCGATCGCCGCGGACAGCCGGTCCCGCACGAACAGGAACAGCACGGTGCGCGCGTCGTCCACGCCGGGGTCGTCCGAGGTCACGGCCTGGACGATGGCGGAGGTCAGCGCCGGTTCCCCGGCGGCGGCGGACACGATCCGCTCCAGCAGCGCGGTGAGCCGCTCCAGCGGGGCGCCGCCGACGGCGAGCGCGTCGACGTCGCGGGCGACGCGGTGCGCCCAGGTGGCGGCGACCTCGGTGAGCAGGTGGTCCTTGGTGGCGAAGTACCGGTACACGGTCGCGCGGCCGACCCCGGCGCGGTCGGCCACGTCGTGCATGGTGACGGCGTGGTAGCCGCCCTCCAGGGCGAGCCGGCGCGCCGATTCCAGCAGCCGCTCCCGCCTGGCCTGCTGACCCTTGGTCGGCGCCCGCCTGACGGTGGACCGCTCGTCGCCGCTCACTGCGCCTCCTCGCCGTCTCCCGCCCCGCATTCTTCCGCAAACTAGCCCGAAGTGGGCAAATCAGTGGAGAGCGGGCGCGCGCGCAGGCCCGTGCGGTCCTCCCCGCGTCAGAAGGACCGGACGGGCCCGTGCGGGCGGGTCAGGCGGCGCTCCGGCGGCGCCGTTCGGCCCATTGGAGGGAGTGGCGGATGGCGTCCTCGATCGTGTACTCGGGCTTCCAGCCGAGCAGCTCCCACGCCTTGTCCGGGCGGACGAAGGCGCCCACGACGTCACCGGGACGGGCCGGGGCGTCCACGGCCTGGAAGCCGTCGCCGACGACCTCGCGGAAGGCGGTGACCAGCTCCCGGACGGTGGTCCCGTCGCCCGTCCCGAGGTTGACGACCTCGTAGCCGGTGCGCCCGGCGGGCTGGACCGGCGGGACGATCGCGTCGAAGCGGGCGGCGGCCTCGCAGAAGGCGCGGGCGATGTCCCAGACGTGGATGTAGTCGCGGATCGCGGTGCCGTCGCGGGTGTCCCAGCCGGTGCCCGTGATCGTGAAGGCGACGCCGTTCTCGTAGGACTCGATCATCTTGCCGAGGGCGTGGGTGGGCTTGCTGTTCTGGAGGCCGGTGCGCAGCCGCGGGTCGGCGCCGATCGGGTTGAGGTAGCGGAGCGAGATGACGCGCAGGCCGTGGGCCCGCGAGAGGTCCTCCAGGAGGAGCTCCGCCATCATCTTGGACCGCGTGTAGGGGTTCTGCGGATCCAGCGCGGACGTCTCCGAGACCGACAGATCGGGTTCGGGACGGTACATCCCGGCGGTGGACGCAAAGATCATCCGCTCGCATCCGTTGCGGAGGAGGTGACCCGCGAGGTCGAGCGTCTTCGTCAGGTTGACGCGGTAGTAGCGCTCGGGGTCGGTCATCGAGTCCGGCACCACGATGAGCGCGGCGCAGTGCACCGTGACGGCGATGTCCGGATGGGCCTGGAAGATCTGGTCGACGAGGACGCCGTCGCCGATGTCCCCCTGATAGAAGATCTTGCCCTCGGTGAACTCCTGCCTCCCGGTGATGAGGCTGTCGAGCACCACGGGCGTGATCCCGCGCTCCGCGAAGGCGGAGGCGATCGTGCTTCCGATGAACCCGGCTCCCCCTGTGATCAGCACTTTCATACGGCATCCCCGTCCTCGGATCGTCACGCTCAGGATCGGCAGCGGACGCACCGTGGTCAACGGCACCCTGACGGGCTGACCGGCTCCGGCCGGGCGTGAACCACGGACCGGTCCGGCGCGTCCGCGCACGGGCTCCTTCCCGCGGCACCGAACCCGCGGCCGCGAACGCCCCGCCGCGAGTACAGCGTTTGCAGGATCCGCTCGGCCCGCGCAGCGTCCATGGTCGGGGAATGCAACCCATCCGCGTCCTGATCGTGGACGATCACGCGCTGTTCGCCGAGGCGCTGTCCGCCCGGCTGCAGCGCGAACACGACCTGGTGATCCTTCCCGTCGCCGCGGACGTGCGGCGCGCGCTCGCGCTGGCCGCCACCGAACGCCCCCGGGTGCTCGTCCTCGACATGACGCTGGGGGCCGAGAGCGGCCTGGACGTCCTGGACCGGGTGCGCACGTCGCATCCGGACGTCCGGGTGGTGGTGCTGACGGCGACGGACGACCTGGACACGCTGGTGCAGGCCGTCCGGCGCGGGGCGGTGGGCTGGCTGTCCAAGACCGAGAGCGCCGACCTCGTCGCGCGGGTGATCAGGTCGGCGGCGCGGCAGGGCGGGTGGGTCCCGCCGGACGTGCTCGGCGAGGTGCTGCGGCGGCTGCTGAGCGGAGCGCCGGAACCGGACGGCGGCGCGCGGCTGCTGGCGGCGCTGACGCCGCGCGAGCGGGAGGTGCTCCAGTGCATGGTCGACGGGCTCGGGCGCGCGGAGATCGCCGAGCGGCTCGGGCTGTCGGCCAACACCGTCCGGACGCACACGCAGAACCTGCTCGCGAAACTCGACCTGCACTCGGCGCTGGAGGCCATCACGCTCGCGATGCGGGCGGGGATGCGCCCGCGCGGCTGATCTCTGATGCAAACGGCGTAGTGCGGGGTCGTCGTTTGGGCGATTCCCGGTGGATTCGGGGTTCCTACGCTCGGCCGTGACGAAGCCCGAGGGCGGCCCGGAGGGTGCACCGTGGAGATCGACGAAGTCGCCGCGCGCGTGGTCCGCAGCTACTGGGCGCTCCTGCTGGCCATGACGGTCCTGCCGCTGCTGCTGGTGGGCCTGCTCATGAGCGGCCAGGACCCGCCCGCCGTCGCGGAGTCGCGGCTCCAGGCCAGCAGCCGGGCCACCGACGCGGCGCCCGGCGACGCGGGCGTGAGCATCGTGGTCAGCCAGGTCAAGGCGTTCGCCACGAGCCGGAACCTGCTGGACGACGTGCTGCGGCGGCAGGGCGTGCGCCGCGCGCCGGAGAAGGTCGCGAAGGCCATCGGCGTCACCGGCCTCGGCACGTCCACGGTCGTGCAGCTGTCGGTGAAGGACACCGACCCGGAGGTGGCGCGCAAGCTCGCCGACGCCATCGGGACCGAGGTCGTCAGGGAGATCAACGAGTCGAACCAGGGCTCGATCACGGGCCAGATCGCGAGCATCGACAAGCGGGTCCGGGAGCTGGAGAAGCGGCTCGGCCCGCTGTCGCGGCGCGCGGGCGCGCAGCCCGATCCCGACATCGGCGCCGCGAACGAGCGGGAGCGGGTGCAGGCGGAGCTGACGGACCTGCGCTCGAACCGCTCGGACCTGCGCGCGCAGCTCTCGGCGGCGGGCACGGCGTCGGTGGTGCAGCCGGCGGTGCTCGCGCCGGAGACGAACCCGGTGGTCATGATGTCGGTCGTCGCGGGCCTGGTCGGGCTGGTCGGCGGGATCCTCGTCGCGGTGGTGGCGGAGACGGTCCGCCCCACGATCCCGGGGCAGCGGCGGGTGGCCGTGCGGCTGGGCGTCCCGCTGCTCGGCTGGGCCGACCGGGGCCCCTCCGAGCTCGCCGACCTCGGACGCCGGCTCAGGCTGGCCGCGCGGCGCAAGGGCGTCGTGCGCGTCGCCCTCGTCGGCGCCCCCGGCCCGCTGCCCGCGGCGCTGGTGTCGTCGATCGCGGCGGCGGTGTACGGGGACGCGGCGAAGGTCGTCGCGGCCCGTCCAGGACGCGCGGCCCCCGACGACGGCGAGGGCACCGGCGACGCCGGGACCGGCGCGGGATCCGGCGGCGGCACCGGTGACGGCCCCGCGCCGGACAAGCCGTCGCCCAACAGCTCCGGGCCGGTCCGCAGGGGCAGTACCTCGGTGGTCCGGGCCGGCGGCGGCACCACCGTCATGACGAAGAGGTCCGGCGAGGCGACCTCCCCCTCGGAGGTCACCCAGCCGGTGCCGCTCCGGGCGCTGTGCCACGTGCACGCGTTCGAGGACATCGACCCCGGCCTCGACGACGAGGTCGGCGTGGTCGCGGTGGTCGGGCCGGTGACGCCGGTCTCGGGACTGGACCAGGTCCGCGACCTGGTGGAGGCGTCCGGGTGGCCGCTGCTCGGGGTCGTCGCCACGTCCAGCAGGAGAACTTCGCGCAGGAGCAGGGGGTAGCCGGATGAGCCGGACAACGGTTCCGTTCACCGTCCCGTCGTTCGCCGGGGAGGTGTCGGACGCGGTGGTGAAAGTGCTCGACTCCGGGTGGGTGACCACCGGGCCGCAGACCGCGGCGTTCGAGCAGGACTTCGCCGATTTCCTGGGCGCGCCGCACGTCGTCGCGGTCGCCTCGTGCACGACGGCGCTGGAGCTGTGCCTGCGCGCCATGGACCTGCCGCAGGGGTCGCCGGTGCTGACGCCCAGCCTGACGTTCTGCGGCGCGATCAACGCGATCCTGCACGCCGGGCACCGGCCGGTGCTGGTGGACATCGACGAGGACACGCTGGTGCCGGGCCCGCGGGAGGTCGCCGAGGCCGCCGCGCGGACGGCGCCGCGGGCGATGGTCGTCCAGAACCAGGGCGGGTACCCGGTGGACGTGGCGGCGCTGGCCGAGGCGGCGGGGCTGGGCCGCGACCGGGTCGTCGAGGACGCCGCGCACGGCCCCGGGGCGGAGCGCGGCGGGCGACCGGTCGGGGCGGAGTCGCACGCGGCGTGCTTCTCCTTCTACGCCACCAAGAACATGCCGATCGGCGAGGGCGGCGCGATCGCGACCGGCGACCAGGAGCTGGCCGACCGGGTGCGGGCGATGCGGCTGCACGGCATGAGCAAGGACTCCTGGAAGCGGTACCTGCCGGGCGGAAGCTGGCGGTACGACGTGAAGGACGTCGGGCTCAAGGCGAACATGACCGACATCCAGGCGTCCATCGGACGCGCGCAGCTCGTGGCGCTGCCCGGCTGGCAGAAGACGCGCGGCGAACTGGCCGCCCGCTACGACGCGGCGCTGGACGGGCTGCCCGGCCTGACCCTCCCGCAGCGGGGACTGGACGGCCTCCAGCACGCCTGGCACCTGTACCAGGTCCGCGTCCCGGACCGGGACGCGCTCATCGCCGAGCTGGAGACGGCGGGCGTCGCGACGTCGGTGCACTTCATCCCGGCCAACCAGATGACGTCCTACCGGCGGATCCTGGGCGAGGAGGAGTGCGGGCGGGTCCCGGTGACCGACCGGGTCGGCGAGGAGCTGCTGTCGCTCCCGCTGTACCCGGGGCTGACGCCCGACGGCCAGGAGCGGGTCGTCTCCGCGCTGACCGGGGCGTTGCGGGCCCGGGGCTGACCGTGCGCCGATTCCTGCCACGCCTCCCGCGCCGGGCCCACGGCCCCTGCCCGGCGGCCGTCCCGGTGGCGGCCGGGCCGCTCGCCCTGCTGATGGGACGGGACGAGGTCGTGCTGGCGGGGGGCCGCGGGCGGCGGCTCGTCCGGGGCCGCCGGGTGCTGGTGACCGGCGCCTGCGGGACGGTCGGGTCCGCGCTGTGCCGGCAGGTGGGATGGCTGGGCCCCGCC carries:
- a CDS encoding aminotransferase class V-fold PLP-dependent enzyme, coding for MTISDEGLHVDIGKARMDTPGCAKVAHLNNAGAALPPLPVIRALTEHLELEAAIGGYEAADRNAAATEDFYGAVSDLIGANPDEIAYVENATRAWDMAFYAIPFARGDRILTTTSEYSSNAIAYRQVAEHRGVRVDVVPDDADGTLSLDALDAELAKGDVRLVSLNHIPTHNGLINPAAAVGRLCREHGVLYLLDACQSVGQLPVDVGEIGCDILSATGRKYLRGPRGTGFLFVRRGILRTLEPPFLDLHSATWKAPDAYEIRGDARRFETWERYVAGQIALGVAARYTAEMGIEAIQERVTGLAGLLRERLAAHPGASVLDRGKRPSGIVTFTVDGHDPAAVKKAARERGVNVNTTSPRAQGYDPRALPSAVRASVHYYNTEEEIDLLMTALPR
- a CDS encoding CBS domain-containing protein, coding for MATKIRDIMTGSPTSVSPELDLVTVARAMRDEDIGAVLVAEGDDLKGVITDRDLVVRGLAAGGDPTQAKVGGIASSVTATVGPDDTLDKAAQIMRERSVRRLPVLEDGRPVGIVSIGDLAIEKDSGSALADISAARSNG
- a CDS encoding LCP family protein, with translation MDDLELLRALGRDLEEEPPGSLAGQRRRLTGEAGGAAGGRRRPGLRAPGRWTALAAVAAVTAALALMPALVLGGHGEAVPGGSGRTAIATGRALNVLFVGADGRGTAPARSDTLVLVHLPADRAKARVVSIPRDSLVWFPACEVPGGKVVPPHRGPIDQAFSLGAGCARTTVESLTGVRIDTTVVIGFGGFAQMVDAVGGVEMTLPKAVRDPAPGLSAPAGRVRLDGAAALAYVRAGHGRGDGSELSRIERQQRFMAALLRQAHDLRLRSPVRYTKFLAVSAASVATYPRLDVRALQAVARGMDETGPAAVTFDTVPVRPAREDPGGLAWDRPAADRLFSQFRE
- a CDS encoding RNA polymerase sigma factor, whose amino-acid sequence is MPVTGAPAAPGVPSAPPRDADLVRRSLDDPEEFAALFDRYSAMIYRYVSRRLGPGPAEDLVGETFLAAFSRRHRYDLAQPDARPWLFGIATKLIARHHRGEAARYRALRRSPVDGPVEGPAERVADGVTASAARPLLAEALAGLPRRDRDVLLLVAWGDLAYEEVARALGIPVGTVRSRLSRARRKVRARLGGANPMHEEE
- a CDS encoding D-alanyl-D-alanine carboxypeptidase family protein codes for the protein MSGDRDEEGLAVADAQQESEQAVRPDAAGDPAPGDEAAEGTAPEGTRAEAPAAPKPEPARSGTAEFRIPDAPGQKAREETPGEDDDTPGEATDEASRKDEASRKKAAALTRPDISVRRSPTPTVEDTPAGTPTREEPAQPVPGPWEGKPPVQADAERPETGSSGRWAAPWEDEAPAQPAPEPEATEPQAAAPQPPAPQPPAPQPPAPPAVAPAAPVPPADAQEGGAPRPRRRRRALVIVLAAAVLVAGVVTGQLVRPVPDPTIRLTLSAAASHTFPGAAPALPWPAQGQSAVHVEGLGPMGASGGSAPTPTASVAKVMTAYVYLRGHPLRPGEPGPVLTVSPQAAAQIPARRKREESLLGVTANQRLTQRKALEALMIISANDVAHELARWDSGDEAAFVAKMNAAARELGMTGTTYTDPSGYDSRTVSTAADQVKLLRAAMKVPAFAEIVDHPAYIPDGGGEPRPGGNILLGQYGVVGGKTGYTDAAGGNFVFAARKRVAGVTTLIVGAVMGQRSTSAMAAVTAGQQLVAAAEGAMTAATLAPANAPVARIDDGLGGRTPVRVASALTVVGWPGLTVPVAVEGDPPHRAGTGARVGMITAGAAKVPLKLDRPLKPPSPLKKLIRLG
- a CDS encoding TetR/AcrR family transcriptional regulator, with the protein product MSGDERSTVRRAPTKGQQARRERLLESARRLALEGGYHAVTMHDVADRAGVGRATVYRYFATKDHLLTEVAATWAHRVARDVDALAVGGAPLERLTALLERIVSAAAGEPALTSAIVQAVTSDDPGVDDARTVLFLFVRDRLSAAIGDALPGRDDVEVALGHILLAALLSLGPLHRPPEEVAAMVRASGRLVLAGAMTTATA
- the galE gene encoding UDP-glucose 4-epimerase GalE; the encoded protein is MKVLITGGAGFIGSTIASAFAERGITPVVLDSLITGRQEFTEGKIFYQGDIGDGVLVDQIFQAHPDIAVTVHCAALIVVPDSMTDPERYYRVNLTKTLDLAGHLLRNGCERMIFASTAGMYRPEPDLSVSETSALDPQNPYTRSKMMAELLLEDLSRAHGLRVISLRYLNPIGADPRLRTGLQNSKPTHALGKMIESYENGVAFTITGTGWDTRDGTAIRDYIHVWDIARAFCEAAARFDAIVPPVQPAGRTGYEVVNLGTGDGTTVRELVTAFREVVGDGFQAVDAPARPGDVVGAFVRPDKAWELLGWKPEYTIEDAIRHSLQWAERRRRSAA
- a CDS encoding response regulator; translation: MQPIRVLIVDDHALFAEALSARLQREHDLVILPVAADVRRALALAATERPRVLVLDMTLGAESGLDVLDRVRTSHPDVRVVVLTATDDLDTLVQAVRRGAVGWLSKTESADLVARVIRSAARQGGWVPPDVLGEVLRRLLSGAPEPDGGARLLAALTPREREVLQCMVDGLGRAEIAERLGLSANTVRTHTQNLLAKLDLHSALEAITLAMRAGMRPRG
- a CDS encoding DegT/DnrJ/EryC1/StrS family aminotransferase; amino-acid sequence: MSRTTVPFTVPSFAGEVSDAVVKVLDSGWVTTGPQTAAFEQDFADFLGAPHVVAVASCTTALELCLRAMDLPQGSPVLTPSLTFCGAINAILHAGHRPVLVDIDEDTLVPGPREVAEAAARTAPRAMVVQNQGGYPVDVAALAEAAGLGRDRVVEDAAHGPGAERGGRPVGAESHAACFSFYATKNMPIGEGGAIATGDQELADRVRAMRLHGMSKDSWKRYLPGGSWRYDVKDVGLKANMTDIQASIGRAQLVALPGWQKTRGELAARYDAALDGLPGLTLPQRGLDGLQHAWHLYQVRVPDRDALIAELETAGVATSVHFIPANQMTSYRRILGEEECGRVPVTDRVGEELLSLPLYPGLTPDGQERVVSALTGALRARG